Proteins encoded by one window of Gemmatimonas aurantiaca:
- the purH gene encoding bifunctional phosphoribosylaminoimidazolecarboxamide formyltransferase/IMP cyclohydrolase, whose translation MRALLSVSDKSGLLPFAQGLAARGVELVSTGGTARMLRDAGLAVKDVSELTGFPEMLDGRVKTLHPVVHGGLLARRDLPEHMDAIAAHGIGPIDLVVVNLYPFRETAAKPGVHPDEVIENIDIGGPSMLRSAAKNFTSVWVIVDPADYARVLGVIEAGGDDQSLRKLLAEKVYAHTSGYDAAIAQWFAQQRGEPFPDRYPLAFEKQQTLRYGENPQQRAAFYVEKPGTGLGALVQKGGKELSFNNLLDLEGALLAIEPFGDQPACAIIKHTTPCGLATGNDALDAYRKALACDPVSAFGSVIAFSVPVDIAAAEAISSLFVECIVAPKFADEAVEILGRKKNLRVLEGKATWPAGTMDLKRVRGGLLVQDRAPAPSEPAQWQVVSSRQPTLQEQRDLLFAWKSVASVKSNAIVLVRDGATIGIGAGQMSRVDASFVAVHKATTIGHATAGSALGSDAFFPFRDGIDQAAAAGVTAIVQPGGSVRDAEVIAAANEHGIAMVFTGERLFRH comes from the coding sequence ATGCGCGCGCTGCTCTCCGTTTCCGACAAGTCGGGTCTGTTGCCCTTTGCCCAGGGTCTCGCGGCCCGGGGCGTGGAACTCGTGTCCACCGGGGGGACGGCGCGCATGCTGCGCGATGCCGGCCTCGCCGTGAAAGACGTGAGTGAACTCACCGGCTTCCCGGAAATGCTCGACGGACGCGTGAAGACGCTGCATCCCGTGGTGCATGGCGGTCTGCTCGCGCGTCGCGATCTCCCCGAGCACATGGACGCCATCGCCGCGCATGGTATCGGTCCGATCGATCTCGTGGTGGTGAATCTCTATCCGTTCCGCGAGACGGCCGCGAAGCCCGGTGTGCATCCGGACGAAGTCATCGAGAACATCGATATCGGCGGACCGTCGATGCTGCGTTCGGCCGCCAAGAACTTCACGTCCGTATGGGTGATCGTCGACCCGGCCGACTACGCCAGAGTGCTCGGTGTGATCGAAGCCGGCGGTGACGATCAGTCGCTGCGCAAACTGCTGGCCGAGAAAGTGTATGCGCACACGAGCGGATACGACGCGGCGATTGCGCAGTGGTTCGCGCAGCAGCGTGGTGAGCCGTTTCCCGATCGCTATCCGCTGGCGTTCGAGAAGCAGCAGACGCTGCGGTACGGCGAGAACCCGCAGCAGCGCGCGGCGTTCTACGTGGAGAAGCCCGGCACCGGACTCGGCGCGCTCGTGCAGAAGGGTGGCAAGGAGCTGTCGTTCAACAACCTGCTCGACCTCGAAGGCGCCCTGCTGGCCATCGAGCCGTTCGGCGATCAGCCCGCGTGTGCGATCATCAAACACACCACGCCATGCGGTCTCGCCACGGGCAACGATGCACTCGACGCGTATCGCAAGGCGCTGGCATGTGATCCGGTGAGTGCGTTCGGCAGCGTGATCGCCTTCTCGGTGCCGGTGGATATCGCCGCCGCGGAAGCCATCTCCAGTTTGTTCGTGGAGTGCATTGTAGCGCCCAAGTTCGCCGACGAAGCGGTGGAGATTCTCGGCCGCAAGAAGAATCTGCGGGTGCTCGAAGGCAAAGCCACCTGGCCGGCGGGGACGATGGATCTCAAGCGTGTGCGTGGTGGTCTGCTGGTGCAGGATCGCGCGCCCGCGCCATCGGAGCCCGCACAGTGGCAGGTGGTGTCGTCGCGCCAGCCCACGTTGCAGGAGCAGCGCGATCTGCTGTTCGCGTGGAAGTCGGTGGCCAGCGTGAAGTCCAACGCCATCGTGCTGGTGCGCGATGGTGCGACCATCGGCATCGGCGCCGGTCAGATGAGCCGGGTGGACGCGAGCTTCGTAGCCGTGCACAAAGCCACGACCATCGGCCACGCCACCGCCGGTTCCGCACTCGGCTCAGACGCCTTCTTCCCCTTCCGT
- a CDS encoding Ig-like domain-containing protein, protein MIRRLSALAVAFVAVLGIGAACANQAAPPGGPPDNAPPLIVRITPDTNSVGGVPKTVELRFDEVIAEAPRGGGTSLADLVFISPKSGDARVSWGRTRITIRPSKGWKPNTVYSVQIKPGIQDLRNNGIDSIIRIVFSTGGPIPDTRISGVAFDWFAGKGMASAVVEAVASDSTVYQAVSDSVGRFELRNLPSGPYLLRAFADRNNNRDLDPLELWDATRVTLTRAASAELYAFTHDTVGLRITEVAVQDTNRVLKLVFDKPYPNDFQFDPEMIVVTRADSSRVPVRSVQTAVQKATADSLAAKQKADSIARAAEAKLDTSQAARAKRDSIAQERRRDSVFAAQRAAQERQRQAAQTARARGIRPAPVDTTPPPKMSRQRVYNEIFVTLESPLPWQSQFRVQTAEVRSLSGTVKSPSRNFATPRAPRVDSAAARRDSAARDSAARNSGARRDSTTPRPRPDTVQHLLPLSLRR, encoded by the coding sequence GTGATCCGACGGTTATCCGCATTGGCGGTGGCGTTCGTGGCGGTGCTGGGCATCGGCGCCGCCTGCGCCAATCAGGCGGCGCCACCCGGCGGCCCGCCGGACAACGCCCCGCCACTCATCGTGCGCATCACACCCGACACCAATTCGGTGGGCGGTGTCCCCAAAACGGTGGAACTGCGTTTCGATGAAGTCATCGCCGAAGCACCACGGGGTGGTGGCACCAGTCTCGCGGACCTGGTCTTCATCAGTCCCAAGAGTGGCGATGCGCGGGTGAGCTGGGGACGGACCCGCATCACGATCCGGCCGTCGAAGGGGTGGAAACCCAACACGGTGTATTCGGTGCAGATCAAGCCGGGTATCCAGGATCTGCGCAACAACGGCATCGACTCCATCATCCGCATCGTGTTCTCCACGGGCGGCCCCATTCCCGACACGCGCATCAGCGGTGTGGCGTTCGACTGGTTCGCCGGCAAGGGCATGGCCAGCGCGGTGGTGGAAGCCGTGGCCAGCGACAGCACGGTGTATCAGGCCGTCTCCGATTCGGTGGGACGCTTCGAACTGCGCAACCTGCCGTCGGGGCCGTATCTGCTGCGTGCCTTTGCCGATCGCAACAACAACCGCGATCTCGATCCGCTCGAACTCTGGGACGCCACGCGCGTGACGCTCACCCGGGCCGCGAGCGCGGAGTTGTACGCGTTCACGCACGATACGGTGGGACTGCGCATCACCGAGGTGGCGGTGCAGGACACGAACCGCGTGCTCAAACTGGTCTTCGACAAGCCGTATCCCAACGACTTCCAGTTCGATCCCGAGATGATCGTCGTCACGCGCGCCGATTCCTCGCGTGTGCCGGTGCGAAGCGTGCAGACCGCCGTCCAGAAAGCGACGGCCGACTCCCTGGCGGCCAAACAGAAAGCCGACTCCATCGCCAGGGCCGCGGAAGCGAAGCTCGACACCAGTCAGGCGGCGCGCGCGAAGCGGGATTCCATCGCCCAGGAGCGTCGCCGCGACAGTGTGTTCGCGGCGCAGCGTGCCGCGCAGGAGCGCCAGCGTCAGGCGGCACAGACCGCGCGGGCGCGCGGCATCCGGCCGGCGCCCGTCGATACGACACCCCCACCCAAGATGTCGCGGCAGCGGGTGTACAACGAAATCTTCGTCACACTCGAGTCGCCTCTGCCCTGGCAATCGCAGTTCCGGGTGCAGACCGCCGAGGTGCGCAGTCTTTCGGGTACGGTGAAATCGCCGTCGCGCAACTTCGCCACACCACGGGCACCGCGCGTGGACAGCGCAGCCGCGAGACGGGATTCCGCGGCGCGTGATTCCGCTGCACGCAATTCCGGTGCGCGACGTGACAGTACCACACCACGTCCCCGGCCGGATACCGTGCAACATCTGCTGCCGCTCAGTCTGCGGCGATGA
- the purN gene encoding phosphoribosylglycinamide formyltransferase: MTAAADSASSTLSPQESPQRSPTRIAVLASGGGSNLQALIDHFAGPGASAGTIVYVASDKASAGALARARQSGITTGVVQVPADDEALVAQLMNAGAELLVLAGYLKLIPAAVVQTFRGRLLNVHPALLPAFGGPGMYGQRIHAAVLEHGATVTGVTVHFVDEHYDRGPIVAQWPVPVLPADTVASLAARVLRIEHRLLPLCAAAVASGAIVLGDDNRVHGHLPVPVNMATHDWRFSVAPDGADDASTSAFGADLARLFPR; encoded by the coding sequence ATGACCGCCGCCGCCGACTCCGCTTCGTCGACATTGTCTCCCCAGGAGTCCCCGCAGCGGTCGCCGACCCGCATCGCCGTACTCGCATCCGGCGGCGGCTCCAATCTGCAGGCGCTGATCGATCATTTTGCGGGCCCCGGCGCATCGGCGGGCACCATCGTCTACGTCGCCTCCGACAAGGCATCGGCGGGCGCGCTGGCCCGCGCCCGGCAGTCCGGCATCACCACCGGCGTGGTGCAGGTGCCCGCCGATGATGAAGCGCTCGTGGCGCAGTTGATGAATGCCGGCGCCGAACTGCTCGTCCTCGCGGGCTATCTCAAGCTCATTCCCGCCGCGGTCGTGCAGACGTTTCGCGGTCGTCTGCTCAACGTGCACCCGGCGCTGCTGCCCGCCTTCGGCGGTCCCGGCATGTATGGCCAGCGCATTCACGCGGCCGTGCTCGAACATGGCGCCACCGTGACCGGTGTGACCGTGCACTTCGTCGACGAGCACTACGATCGTGGTCCCATCGTCGCGCAGTGGCCCGTGCCCGTCCTGCCCGCCGATACGGTGGCGTCACTGGCCGCCCGTGTGCTGCGCATCGAACATCGTCTGCTGCCGCTCTGTGCCGCCGCCGTGGCATCGGGAGCGATCGTGCTCGGCGACGACAATCGTGTGCATGGACATCTGCCCGTGCCCGTGAACATGGCCACGCACGACTGGCGATTCAGCGTGGCCCCCGATGGAGCCGACGATGCATCCACGTCGGCCTTCGGAGCCGATCTGGCGCGACTCTTTCCGCGCTGA
- a CDS encoding HAD-IIIA family hydrolase: MHGDTRPALFIDRDGTLIADAHYLADAERVALLPDAVAAVRRANAAGVPVVIITNQSGIARGLITEAQYAAVRDRTVTLLAAGGATVLATYHCPHAATTPASCDCRKPGLGMYRQAAREHQLDLARSGYIGDRWRDVQPAIAVGGVGVLVPGIETPPADVETARSSSEPRVFLADRLLEAITIALAAIGPIPARPL; this comes from the coding sequence ATGCACGGCGACACGCGCCCGGCGCTCTTCATCGACCGAGACGGTACGCTGATCGCCGACGCGCACTATCTGGCCGATGCGGAGCGCGTGGCCCTGCTCCCCGATGCCGTGGCCGCGGTGCGGCGCGCGAACGCCGCGGGGGTGCCGGTCGTGATCATCACCAATCAGTCGGGTATCGCCCGCGGACTCATCACCGAGGCCCAGTACGCGGCCGTGCGCGATCGCACGGTGACGCTGCTGGCCGCCGGTGGGGCCACGGTGCTGGCCACCTATCACTGCCCGCATGCCGCCACCACTCCGGCCTCGTGTGACTGCCGCAAGCCGGGACTTGGCATGTATCGACAGGCCGCGCGTGAACACCAGCTCGATCTCGCGCGGTCCGGTTATATCGGCGATCGCTGGCGAGACGTGCAGCCGGCGATCGCCGTCGGCGGTGTGGGCGTGCTCGTGCCGGGTATCGAAACGCCACCAGCCGATGTCGAAACCGCACGATCGTCATCCGAGCCGCGTGTATTCCTGGCCGACCGGTTGCTGGAAGCCATCACGATCGCGCTCGCGGCAATCGGACCCATTCCAGCGCGGCCCCTGTAG